A genomic window from Ignavibacteria bacterium includes:
- the nrfB gene encoding phage adsorption protein NrfB, translated as MQEVFTVLLWICSILLIISGIDDVLVDLLYWFNRWKYNRSLPNMDDVLAAGENNIALVICAWREYKVIGRTLTYALSKMRYSNFTIFVGIYPNDTKTLEVVKRIAQKNNKVVICVNSHDGPTTKADNLNNVYESIKRFEKDNGKNFDVISIHDSEDFIHPLTLKIDNYLIMHQGIDAVQIPVVPIKDDRGKFIHRTYCDAFAEVHSKDLIVRQALKVFIPFAGTGMSFRREIFMNLDAHYPQVFNEANLTEDYELGLRLFKMGYKTAYINLLIDKNNPNSRVATGEYFPNTFWAAVKQRSRWTAGICFQNWKMHKWAGNLKTKYFLMRDRKTIFSNFMVLLSNLVFALFLLYLLGFGLGIRVFESAVEQNTALWFFLWACFFFMVWRLVHRFIFTYSWYGLKYAFFSLIRLNFDNLINFFATFRAMKVFMNMKNKVVWESTDHY; from the coding sequence ATGCAAGAAGTTTTCACAGTATTACTCTGGATCTGTTCAATTCTGCTGATAATAAGCGGAATAGACGATGTGCTGGTTGACCTGCTTTACTGGTTCAACCGCTGGAAATATAACAGGAGCCTGCCTAATATGGATGATGTGCTGGCAGCCGGTGAGAACAATATTGCTCTTGTTATCTGCGCATGGCGCGAATATAAAGTTATAGGCAGAACGCTTACTTACGCGCTCAGCAAAATGAGGTATTCCAATTTTACTATTTTTGTGGGGATATACCCCAATGATACAAAAACCCTTGAAGTTGTTAAGCGTATCGCGCAGAAGAACAACAAAGTTGTTATCTGCGTGAACTCTCATGACGGGCCGACTACAAAAGCCGATAACCTTAACAATGTTTATGAATCAATTAAACGCTTCGAAAAGGATAACGGAAAGAACTTTGATGTTATTTCAATTCACGACAGCGAAGATTTTATACACCCGTTAACGCTTAAAATTGATAACTACCTTATAATGCACCAGGGCATTGATGCCGTGCAGATACCTGTTGTGCCTATTAAAGATGACAGGGGAAAGTTCATTCACAGAACTTACTGCGATGCTTTTGCGGAAGTACACTCAAAGGATCTTATTGTAAGACAGGCGCTAAAGGTATTTATACCTTTTGCGGGAACCGGGATGTCATTTCGCCGCGAAATTTTTATGAACTTAGACGCGCATTACCCGCAGGTGTTCAATGAAGCGAATTTAACAGAAGATTACGAGCTTGGCTTAAGGTTATTTAAGATGGGCTATAAAACAGCTTATATTAACCTTTTAATTGATAAAAACAATCCCAACAGCCGTGTTGCGACCGGTGAATACTTCCCGAATACTTTCTGGGCTGCTGTTAAGCAGCGCTCAAGATGGACAGCCGGCATTTGCTTCCAGAACTGGAAGATGCACAAGTGGGCAGGTAACCTGAAAACAAAATATTTCCTGATGCGTGACAGGAAAACCATCTTCAGCAACTTTATGGTGCTCTTAAGCAATCTGGTTTTCGCGCTCTTCCTTCTTTACCTGCTTGGCTTTGGATTGGGTATAAGAGTGTTTGAGTCAGCGGTTGAGCAGAACACAGCATTGTGGTTCTTCCTGTGGGCATGTTTTTTCTTTATGGTGTGGCGTCTGGTTCACAGGTTCATATTCACTTACAGCTGGTACGGCCTCAAGTACGCCTTCTTCAGCTTAATAAGGCTTAACTTTGATAACCTGATAAACTTCTTCGCGACCTTCAGGGCTATGAAGGTATTTATGAACATGAAGAACAAAGTTGTATGGGAATCAACTGATCATTATTGA
- the tsaD gene encoding tRNA (adenosine(37)-N6)-threonylcarbamoyltransferase complex transferase subunit TsaD, whose amino-acid sequence MDIITFAIESSCDETSAAILTNGKVISNIISSQYFHKEYGGIVPELASRAHVEHIDEIVNCCFERSGLKRSDISLVAATRGPGLIGSILVGYNYAKGFALAAKLPFMGIDHIESHLYSCFIGKEEIEFPFIALVVSGGHTILFLVENYSSYKILGSTHDDAAGEAFDKVAKMLGLEYPGGPVIDNLAQTGNPDFHKFPRSSIKGRPYDFSFSGIKTSVLYYLKNNFGSQKASLEMNVNDIAASFQAAVTGSLIEKTIRAARDHNVKIIAVSGGVSANSALRKGFEKYEAEGYSIYFPEKIYSTDNAAMIGYNAYLKFRSGVYSSAENQILESAYARFQF is encoded by the coding sequence ATGGATATAATAACATTTGCCATAGAATCCTCTTGTGATGAAACATCAGCAGCCATTTTAACCAACGGCAAAGTCATATCCAATATTATATCATCTCAATATTTCCATAAAGAATACGGTGGAATTGTACCGGAACTTGCATCAAGAGCTCATGTAGAGCATATAGATGAAATTGTTAATTGCTGCTTTGAAAGATCAGGATTAAAAAGATCCGATATTTCATTGGTTGCCGCCACACGGGGTCCCGGTTTGATAGGTTCTATCCTGGTTGGATATAATTACGCAAAAGGTTTTGCGCTTGCAGCAAAGCTCCCGTTTATGGGAATTGATCATATTGAATCTCACCTCTATTCCTGTTTTATAGGAAAAGAAGAAATAGAATTTCCGTTTATTGCTCTGGTTGTTTCAGGTGGGCATACAATATTATTTCTTGTTGAAAATTATTCATCTTACAAAATACTTGGCAGCACACATGATGATGCCGCAGGCGAAGCATTTGATAAAGTTGCAAAAATGCTTGGATTGGAATATCCCGGAGGACCTGTTATAGATAACCTTGCACAGACAGGAAACCCTGATTTCCATAAATTTCCAAGATCAAGCATTAAAGGCAGGCCGTATGATTTTTCATTCAGCGGAATTAAAACATCAGTGTTATATTATCTAAAAAATAATTTCGGCTCTCAGAAAGCTTCATTGGAAATGAATGTGAATGATATTGCCGCTTCCTTCCAGGCAGCGGTAACAGGCTCACTCATCGAAAAAACCATCCGCGCTGCCAGGGACCATAATGTAAAGATTATTGCAGTATCCGGCGGTGTATCAGCCAACAGCGCCTTGAGAAAAGGCTTTGAAAAATATGAAGCTGAGGGTTACAGTATATACTTTCCTGAAAAGATTTATTCAACTGATAATGCAGCAATGATAGGATATAATGCATACCTGAAGTTCCGTTCAGGTGTGTATTCATCCGCAGAAAACCAGATCCTGGAAAGCGCATACGCAAGATTCCAATTTTAA
- the metH gene encoding methionine synthase: MISRLFEELKKRIVFLDGPRGTMIQKRMLSEADFRGERFKNHPYDLKGNNDILNITQQKVISEIYEEYLDAGSDIVGTNTFNSTSISQGDYHTEDYVYEINFESAKLARIAADKFTAKTPDKPRFVAGAIGPMNKTLSLSPDVNDPGFRAVTFDQIRESYLEQVRGLIDGGVDILLVETVFDTLNCKAALFAINEYFDKIGRKLPVMVSGTITDLSGRTLSGQTVEAFWNSISHAGLMSVGLNCSLGAKEMRPYIEELSEKANVYLSAYPNAGLPNEFGEYDELPKETAELLLDFAKSGFLNLVGGCCGTTPDHIRQITTLLKDIPPRKIPEIHPYLRLSGLEALNVTPQTNFVNIGERTNITGSAKFAKLIREENYEEALSVALQQVESGAQVIDINMDEGMIDGVAAMEKFLKLVAVEPDIAKVPVMLDSSKWEIIEAGLKCLQGKGIVNSISLKEGEAKFIEHARKVKLYGAAVIIMAFDENGQADSYERRIAICKRCYDILTKQVGFPPQDIIFDPNILTVATGIDEHNNYAVDYINATRWIKENLPLAKVSGGVSNISFSFRGNNVVREAMHSAFLYHAIKAGMDMGIVNAGMIEVYDEIPKDLLEKVEDVLLNRKADATERLVEFAESVKAKGKVIEQDNNWREQPVEERLKHALIKGITEYIEADTEEARQKYPAPLDVIEGPLMDGMNVVGDLFGSGKMFLPQVVKSARVMKKSVAYLTPYIEAAKAAGASSINGRILLATVKGDVHDIGKNIVGVVLGCNNYEVIDLGVMVPAEKILQTAKEKNVDIIGLSGLITPSLDEMVHVAKEMERQGFSVPLLIGGATTSKIHAAVKIAPNYSNPTVHVLDASRSVTVAGSLMNKDNRDGFIGSVKQEYERMRMSHKGRKDNKKFLKINEAREKGLKINWAETKITKPAFTGNKVFEDFPLDKIREKIDWTPFFLTWELKGKYPTIFDDKNYGSEAKKIYDDANKLLDDIIANKWLKAKAVIGLYPANSVGDDIELYLNDKRKEIAATLHTLRQQAEKTNNDPYYALSDLVAPKESGANDYIGCFAVTTGIGIEAVLEKFAKEHDDYNSIMTKAIADRLAEAFAELMHELVRKEFWGYAKNENLSIEDIIAEKYHGIRPAPGYPAQPDHTEKQLIFDLLEAEEKTGIKLTESFAMYPASSVSGLYFSHPESKYFNVGKISRDQIEEYAQRKNMPVEEIERWLAPILGYERTEKESVG; the protein is encoded by the coding sequence ATGATATCGCGCTTATTTGAAGAATTAAAGAAACGAATAGTATTCCTTGACGGTCCACGCGGAACGATGATACAGAAACGTATGCTCAGCGAAGCTGATTTCAGGGGAGAAAGATTCAAAAACCATCCTTACGACCTGAAAGGAAACAACGATATTTTAAATATCACACAGCAGAAGGTAATTTCTGAAATTTACGAAGAATATCTTGATGCAGGTAGTGATATCGTCGGGACAAATACGTTCAATTCCACTTCAATATCACAGGGCGACTATCATACAGAAGATTATGTTTATGAAATAAATTTTGAATCAGCAAAGCTGGCAAGAATTGCCGCTGATAAATTTACAGCTAAAACACCGGATAAACCCCGCTTTGTTGCGGGCGCTATCGGTCCAATGAATAAAACCCTTTCACTCTCACCGGATGTAAACGATCCCGGCTTCAGAGCAGTAACGTTTGACCAGATCAGGGAATCATACCTTGAGCAGGTAAGAGGATTAATTGATGGCGGCGTAGATATTCTGCTGGTTGAAACAGTGTTTGATACCCTTAACTGCAAAGCGGCGCTGTTTGCAATAAATGAGTATTTCGATAAGATAGGCAGGAAACTGCCTGTTATGGTATCAGGTACCATTACAGATCTTAGCGGCAGAACACTTTCGGGTCAAACCGTTGAAGCGTTCTGGAATTCTATTAGTCATGCGGGCTTAATGAGTGTGGGCCTAAACTGCTCGCTTGGGGCAAAGGAAATGCGTCCTTATATAGAGGAGCTATCTGAGAAGGCAAATGTTTACTTAAGCGCATATCCCAATGCAGGATTGCCAAATGAATTTGGCGAGTACGATGAGCTTCCCAAAGAAACAGCGGAGCTTTTGCTGGATTTTGCGAAAAGCGGATTTTTGAATCTCGTTGGCGGCTGCTGCGGAACAACACCTGATCATATCAGACAAATCACCACTTTATTAAAAGATATTCCTCCCAGGAAAATTCCTGAGATACATCCATATTTAAGGCTTAGCGGACTTGAAGCGCTGAACGTTACACCGCAGACAAATTTTGTAAATATAGGTGAGCGTACCAACATAACAGGCTCGGCTAAATTCGCAAAGCTTATACGCGAAGAAAATTACGAGGAAGCTTTAAGTGTAGCCCTGCAGCAGGTTGAAAGCGGCGCGCAGGTCATAGATATCAACATGGATGAAGGTATGATAGACGGCGTAGCAGCAATGGAAAAATTCCTGAAGCTTGTTGCCGTGGAGCCTGATATAGCAAAAGTACCTGTAATGCTTGATTCATCCAAATGGGAGATCATCGAAGCAGGCTTAAAATGCCTGCAGGGCAAAGGTATAGTAAACTCGATAAGCTTAAAAGAAGGCGAAGCAAAGTTCATAGAGCATGCCCGTAAAGTAAAGCTCTACGGCGCTGCTGTAATAATAATGGCTTTTGATGAGAACGGGCAGGCAGATAGCTACGAAAGAAGAATTGCCATCTGCAAAAGATGTTATGATATATTGACCAAACAGGTTGGATTTCCGCCGCAGGATATTATTTTTGATCCAAACATACTCACTGTTGCAACGGGAATTGACGAGCATAATAATTACGCTGTTGATTACATCAACGCGACGCGATGGATAAAGGAAAACCTTCCTCTTGCGAAGGTTAGCGGGGGAGTAAGCAATATTTCGTTTTCATTCCGCGGCAACAATGTTGTAAGAGAAGCGATGCACTCGGCTTTTCTTTATCATGCTATTAAAGCGGGAATGGATATGGGAATTGTAAACGCCGGTATGATAGAAGTGTATGATGAAATTCCCAAAGACCTGCTTGAAAAAGTTGAAGATGTTCTGCTTAACCGAAAAGCAGATGCTACTGAAAGGCTTGTTGAATTTGCTGAATCAGTAAAGGCAAAAGGGAAAGTAATTGAACAGGATAACAATTGGCGGGAGCAGCCTGTTGAAGAACGGTTAAAACATGCGTTAATTAAAGGTATCACAGAATATATTGAAGCAGATACCGAAGAAGCGCGCCAAAAATACCCTGCACCTCTTGATGTTATTGAAGGTCCGCTGATGGATGGTATGAATGTTGTCGGCGATCTTTTCGGTTCGGGCAAGATGTTCCTTCCGCAGGTTGTTAAAAGCGCGAGGGTAATGAAAAAATCTGTGGCATACTTAACTCCGTATATCGAAGCGGCTAAAGCCGCAGGCGCATCAAGCATCAATGGCAGGATACTGCTTGCCACTGTAAAAGGCGATGTGCATGATATAGGTAAAAATATTGTAGGCGTTGTGCTTGGATGCAATAACTATGAAGTGATAGACCTGGGTGTGATGGTTCCCGCAGAAAAAATTCTGCAGACGGCAAAAGAAAAGAATGTTGATATTATAGGGCTGAGCGGATTAATTACGCCATCACTTGATGAAATGGTGCATGTTGCCAAAGAAATGGAGCGCCAGGGATTTTCAGTTCCGCTGTTGATTGGCGGCGCAACTACTTCCAAGATACACGCTGCTGTTAAGATAGCGCCCAATTATTCCAATCCAACCGTTCACGTGCTTGATGCATCAAGGAGTGTAACTGTAGCCGGAAGCCTGATGAACAAAGATAACCGCGATGGTTTTATAGGCTCAGTTAAGCAGGAATATGAGCGCATGAGGATGTCACACAAAGGCAGAAAAGATAATAAAAAATTCCTGAAAATTAATGAAGCCCGTGAAAAAGGATTAAAGATCAACTGGGCTGAAACAAAGATCACTAAGCCGGCATTTACAGGCAATAAAGTATTTGAAGATTTTCCATTGGATAAGATCCGCGAAAAAATTGACTGGACCCCGTTCTTTTTAACATGGGAGCTGAAAGGCAAATACCCTACAATTTTTGATGATAAAAATTACGGTAGTGAAGCGAAGAAAATCTATGATGATGCAAACAAGCTTCTTGATGATATCATAGCAAACAAATGGCTGAAAGCTAAAGCAGTGATAGGGCTATATCCCGCTAATTCAGTTGGGGATGATATTGAGCTTTATTTAAACGATAAGAGAAAAGAAATTGCGGCTACTCTGCACACCCTGAGACAGCAGGCGGAAAAAACGAATAACGATCCGTATTATGCTTTAAGTGACCTTGTAGCGCCTAAAGAATCCGGCGCAAATGATTACATTGGCTGCTTTGCGGTAACAACGGGCATTGGAATTGAAGCAGTGCTCGAAAAATTCGCGAAAGAGCACGATGATTACAACAGCATTATGACCAAGGCTATTGCCGACAGGCTAGCCGAAGCATTCGCTGAGCTGATGCATGAGCTGGTGCGAAAGGAATTCTGGGGTTATGCCAAGAATGAAAACCTGAGCATTGAAGATATTATTGCCGAAAAGTATCACGGCATCAGGCCTGCACCGGGTTACCCCGCACAGCCTGACCACACAGAAAAACAATTGATATTTGACCTGCTTGAAGCCGAAGAGAAAACGGGTATTAAACTCACCGAAAGCTTCGCTATGTATCCGGCATCATCAGTCAGCGGGTTGTATTTTTCGCATCCGGAGTCAAAATACTTTAATGTGGGCAAAATATCCCGTGACCAGATCGAAGAATACGCCCAAAGGAAAAATATGCCTGTAGAAGAAATTGAAAGATGGCTGGCTCCGATATTGGGGTATGAGAGAACTGAAAAAGAATCAGTTGGATAA
- a CDS encoding phosphatase PAP2 family protein, with protein MLLVLSLIYFYFNFKIGYWLVLASVNLFLVWGIYKIVTKYELLAEKYGESRLSNSSPLKLLRYWYGVAAILFIFKQVYIIGYALKPMDWDPVFMRLDFSLFGVNPTQWAYRFENPYLTEFLQIVYVYYYPMIVVFGLELYLWNRFKEFKYTIFILFFSFFTSYILYLLFPANGPRFHLHDFYAISTEMPGILLTEPIRAFLNMGESIPPGVPNPQDFVQRDAMPSLHTITAFLIMYLSWKFKSKSFYFYLPYFLCMVAATIYLRYHYVVDIAGGLIMCVITIITGMIVYRNKDILTSKNT; from the coding sequence ATGCTGTTAGTGCTTAGCCTTATCTATTTTTATTTCAATTTTAAGATAGGTTACTGGCTGGTTCTTGCTTCTGTGAATTTATTTTTGGTTTGGGGCATTTACAAAATTGTAACAAAGTATGAGCTCCTTGCAGAAAAATACGGTGAGAGCAGATTAAGCAACTCTTCACCATTAAAGCTGTTAAGATACTGGTACGGTGTCGCGGCAATTCTCTTCATTTTTAAGCAGGTGTATATTATTGGATATGCGCTTAAGCCAATGGATTGGGACCCGGTGTTCATGAGGCTTGATTTCTCGCTATTTGGGGTAAATCCAACCCAGTGGGCGTACCGATTTGAAAATCCCTATTTGACCGAATTCCTTCAGATAGTTTATGTTTACTACTATCCAATGATAGTTGTATTCGGGCTTGAGCTATACTTATGGAACAGGTTTAAGGAATTCAAGTATACAATATTTATTTTATTCTTCAGTTTTTTTACAAGCTATATACTTTATTTGCTGTTTCCGGCAAACGGTCCCAGATTTCATCTGCATGATTTTTACGCCATAAGTACTGAAATGCCGGGTATATTATTAACTGAACCAATAAGGGCATTTCTTAATATGGGAGAGTCTATTCCACCCGGTGTTCCGAATCCGCAGGATTTTGTTCAGCGTGATGCAATGCCAAGCCTGCATACTATCACGGCGTTTCTTATAATGTATCTTTCGTGGAAATTTAAATCGAAGTCATTTTACTTCTACCTGCCGTATTTTTTATGTATGGTAGCGGCTACAATATATTTAAGGTATCATTATGTGGTAGATATAGCGGGCGGATTGATAATGTGCGTTATTACAATAATCACCGGAATGATCGTATACCGCAATAAGGATATACTAACCTCTAAAAATACCTGA
- a CDS encoding AAA family ATPase translates to MNKIIAVVGMCGSGKSEAVKFFVDSGYKRVYFGEVVMNEMKRLGLEVNEANERATRENLRKEFGMGAMAVKSLPVIEEFMKHSNVVIESLYSWEEFKILKDKFGEAFKLITIYTTKDLRYERLLKRPFRPLTYEESKSRDISEIEKLDKGGPIAYTDYLIINDGSLEEMNEELKKYV, encoded by the coding sequence TTGAATAAAATTATTGCGGTTGTTGGTATGTGCGGCTCAGGCAAAAGCGAAGCGGTGAAATTCTTTGTTGATAGCGGCTACAAGCGTGTTTACTTTGGCGAAGTAGTTATGAATGAAATGAAAAGGCTGGGACTTGAAGTGAACGAAGCCAATGAACGCGCAACAAGGGAAAATCTGCGAAAGGAATTCGGAATGGGCGCAATGGCAGTGAAGTCACTGCCTGTAATTGAAGAGTTTATGAAGCACAGTAATGTTGTCATCGAAAGCCTTTATTCATGGGAAGAGTTTAAGATATTAAAAGATAAGTTCGGTGAAGCATTTAAGCTGATCACAATTTATACTACTAAGGATCTGCGTTATGAAAGGCTGCTTAAAAGACCCTTCAGACCGCTGACTTATGAGGAGTCAAAAAGCCGTGATATAAGTGAGATAGAGAAGCTTGATAAAGGCGGTCCGATTGCATACACTGATTACCTTATAATTAATGACGGCTCGCTGGAAGAGATGAATGAAGAATTGAAGAAATATGTTTGA
- the mgtE gene encoding magnesium transporter — protein sequence MPDKKQHRAVIEVDEQLLSDISELIESGSDVLLRNILADIYPADIALIIDNLEENEGLRLFKLLSDEIQAEVILELGDHIREFILEHLSSGEISEIVGEMDSDDATDIIGDLEDEKAEDVLGQMEAEDSSEVKELLNYHEHTAGGIMQKEFVTVNAADSINRAVEIIREEAPDNEHLYHVWVTDSDGKLQGIVSLKKIIVALNTPSVIMADIMSDEVISVDVDTDREEVAAVMRKYDLVSVPVIDKSHRVVGKISFDDIAEIMEEEFTEDVAKIVGSDAEELASKSPFQIAWLRLPWVLITLGIQFLAGVVINYYDETLAKVLLLTSFMPIISAISGNTGLQASAMTVRALSTGGISLTRWTEPVKRSLQISLIIGTICGVIIGLIGAFWFGKVIFGLVVGISMCISINISAFVGTTTPLLSKRLGFDPAITVGPFETAFQDVVGITVFLTLATLSLKWLL from the coding sequence ATGCCTGATAAAAAACAACACAGAGCAGTAATAGAAGTTGACGAGCAGCTTCTAAGTGATATTTCTGAGCTTATTGAAAGCGGCTCAGATGTTCTGCTCAGGAATATTCTTGCAGATATTTATCCGGCAGATATTGCACTGATAATTGATAACCTGGAAGAAAATGAAGGCTTAAGGCTGTTCAAGCTCTTAAGTGATGAGATCCAGGCAGAAGTTATACTGGAGCTTGGCGACCATATCAGGGAATTTATATTGGAGCATCTTTCCAGCGGAGAGATCAGTGAAATTGTCGGCGAGATGGATTCCGATGACGCAACAGATATTATCGGCGATCTTGAAGATGAAAAAGCCGAAGATGTGCTGGGTCAAATGGAAGCTGAAGATTCCAGCGAAGTAAAAGAGCTCTTAAATTACCATGAGCATACCGCAGGCGGTATTATGCAGAAGGAGTTTGTGACTGTTAATGCCGCTGATTCCATTAACCGCGCTGTTGAAATAATCCGTGAAGAAGCGCCCGATAATGAACACCTGTATCATGTGTGGGTAACTGATTCAGACGGAAAGCTCCAGGGAATAGTATCATTAAAAAAGATAATTGTTGCTTTAAACACCCCTTCTGTTATAATGGCTGATATAATGTCTGACGAAGTGATCTCAGTTGATGTTGATACCGACAGGGAAGAAGTAGCTGCTGTAATGAGAAAATATGATCTTGTATCAGTTCCTGTTATAGATAAATCTCACAGAGTAGTCGGCAAAATTTCATTTGATGATATTGCCGAGATCATGGAAGAAGAATTCACAGAAGATGTTGCTAAGATCGTAGGTTCTGATGCTGAAGAGCTTGCCAGCAAATCACCGTTCCAGATAGCATGGCTCCGCCTTCCGTGGGTGCTTATTACACTGGGAATTCAGTTTTTGGCAGGTGTTGTAATAAATTATTATGATGAAACACTTGCTAAAGTTTTGCTGCTCACATCATTTATGCCTATTATTTCGGCTATTTCCGGCAATACCGGACTTCAGGCTTCGGCTATGACAGTAAGAGCGCTTTCTACGGGCGGAATATCGCTCACCCGGTGGACTGAACCGGTAAAACGCTCGCTGCAGATAAGCTTAATTATAGGCACAATTTGCGGTGTTATTATCGGATTGATCGGCGCATTCTGGTTTGGCAAGGTAATTTTCGGGCTTGTTGTGGGTATTTCAATGTGTATATCCATAAATATCTCAGCCTTTGTAGGCACTACTACTCCCCTGCTTTCTAAAAGGCTGGGTTTTGATCCGGCAATTACTGTGGGACCATTTGAAACCGCGTTCCAGGATGTTGTGGGAATAACAGTCTTTCTTACTCTTGCAACACTTTCACTAAAATGGCTGCTTTAA
- a CDS encoding dCMP deaminase family protein, translating to MKRKDYISWDEYFMGIALLSAKRSKDPSTQVGACIVNQYNKIVGIGYNGFPIGCDDDQLPWGKTAEDNNETKYPYVVHAEANAILNSTKDLHGSRVYVALFPCNECTKLIIQSGIKEIIYLSDKYKDTDSVKASKKMLDMAKVTYRQLDLGDHKIEIDFKIG from the coding sequence ATGAAAAGAAAAGATTACATTTCGTGGGATGAGTATTTTATGGGAATTGCATTGCTTTCAGCAAAGCGGAGCAAGGATCCCAGCACACAGGTCGGCGCATGTATTGTGAACCAGTACAACAAAATTGTGGGTATCGGTTACAATGGGTTCCCCATAGGCTGTGATGATGACCAGCTACCATGGGGCAAAACTGCGGAAGATAACAATGAAACCAAATATCCATACGTTGTGCATGCCGAAGCCAATGCGATACTTAATTCTACCAAAGACCTGCATGGCTCAAGAGTTTATGTTGCGTTATTCCCATGCAATGAATGTACAAAACTTATAATTCAATCAGGCATAAAAGAAATTATATACCTTTCAGATAAATATAAAGATACCGATAGTGTAAAGGCATCAAAGAAAATGCTGGATATGGCTAAGGTTACATACAGGCAGTTAGACCTGGGTGACCATAAGATCGAAATTGATTTTAAGATAGGTTAG
- a CDS encoding (2Fe-2S)-binding protein — MKKTADKYGLKSINELKEYIEFGNNCQFCHPYIELMFKTGETEFEPVIE; from the coding sequence ATGAAAAAGACTGCAGATAAGTATGGTCTAAAGAGTATCAATGAACTTAAAGAATATATAGAATTCGGCAATAATTGCCAGTTTTGCCACCCCTACATTGAATTAATGTTTAAAACAGGTGAAACTGAGTTTGAACCTGTAATTGAATAA
- a CDS encoding cob(I)yrinic acid a,c-diamide adenosyltransferase — protein MDKKKVTLEEAKKAGGKRYREKVQKVLAEYEQLPDEEKHQSHLYYGYGKGKTTAAMGLAFRALGAGMRVAIVEFDKGHDQAKEHYFERRIFFKLKELGYPVELHSSGCERMNEDGTFRFKNAEEDFEEAKRALAIVRDLIVNGKQNVLVLDEFVAAANYHLIEEKDVFDILELYDKNRRFELVMTGHKLFEGLEERVDLITENRKVKHYFDKGIQARKGIEY, from the coding sequence ATGGATAAGAAGAAAGTCACACTGGAAGAAGCAAAAAAGGCAGGGGGCAAAAGGTACCGCGAAAAGGTACAGAAAGTGCTTGCTGAATACGAACAATTACCCGACGAAGAAAAACACCAGTCGCATTTATATTACGGATACGGCAAAGGCAAAACCACGGCAGCTATGGGGCTCGCTTTCCGCGCCCTTGGCGCAGGTATGAGAGTTGCAATTGTTGAGTTCGATAAAGGCCACGACCAGGCCAAAGAGCATTACTTTGAGCGCAGGATATTCTTTAAGCTCAAAGAGCTGGGCTATCCCGTTGAGCTCCACTCAAGCGGCTGCGAAAGAATGAATGAGGACGGTACTTTCCGTTTTAAGAATGCCGAAGAGGATTTTGAGGAGGCAAAGAGGGCATTAGCCATTGTTCGTGACCTGATAGTAAACGGTAAACAAAATGTACTTGTGCTTGATGAGTTTGTAGCTGCGGCAAATTATCATTTAATAGAAGAAAAGGATGTATTTGATATACTTGAGCTGTATGATAAAAACCGAAGGTTTGAGCTTGTTATGACCGGGCACAAGTTATTTGAGGGGCTTGAAGAAAGGGTTGATCTTATCACAGAAAACAGGAAAGTAAAACATTATTTTGATAAAGGAATACAGGCGAGAAAAGGAATAGAATACTAA